The Brachyhypopomus gauderio isolate BG-103 chromosome 7, BGAUD_0.2, whole genome shotgun sequence genome has a window encoding:
- the arhgap33 gene encoding uncharacterized protein arhgap33 isoform X5: MQLALPARSTDNLDGSGEPATRSVGTTANLKGKMSKRLSVVKGHFPKLADCAHFHYDNVDFGSIELQFANEQSDSSWSLASAKDPVFLVQVSCQGKTWMVRRSYEEFRTLDAHLHQCIYDRRYSQLLSLPALSEVGDRAEVFAPMLSEYLNRLSMIVDSKLNCGPVLTWMEIDNHGNRFLLKEEASLNVPAIAAAHVVKRYTAQASDEISIEVGDILSVIDMPTKEDTTWWRGKHGFQVGFFPSECVELISEKVPQSVSTPASKLEVDSAVSKAASAGAPGPPSPTSVSKKHGKLMGFLRNFMKSRPSKQKLKQRGILKERVFSCDLGEHLLNSGSDVPQVLKSCSEFIEKHGIVDGIYRHSGVSSNIQKLRHEFDSENIPDLTKDVYMQDIHCVGSLCKLYFRELPNPLLTYQLYDKFAECMGEMTEDERMVTVHDVIQQLPPPHYRTLEYLIRHLARLATFSSETNMHVKNLAIVWAPNLLRSKEIEAAGLTGADPFKEVRIQSVVVEFLLTHVEVLFSDSFTSVGRFSAAPARQSLTRPKSFVSARLLSLEEAQARSQAPLLLHGSPHPLQDRFHTVLDHPADRRKRGPKVRKGAGGSWKTFFAIGKPAGSGRRKPIRISSLFQPATSHAGCRVDSVTLRSAKSEESLSSQHSGAGQGKLQRLRRPRSSSDGLSLAACATDPPAPPQAPPPQIPPSRSYDSLLPEETRDEDEDGEDDEEGVYMLPDFSQAPAASWMAEDVADFSPTFPDDGPVVIGGGAGSAPGGRESPPSAAPPPYCLGRQGHARSGSQRSVTEDPDSVLNQSEAAARRSLILAAAASPQQVFCQHRPAAGTNPASSSTQPGEANRSPSHSQLQTPAPSFSSQPPPERRSFTKKMVHALSPKSPKSPPMDISEPIAISVPAKVLEMIGGRAGELQPGAPGGGPSQPPQMISMLLRSCDFQLTESCQQELSSKLGHEAKMRSPSILGPTGASLPSHQPPPPPPKNPARLMALALTESANKALRQGASPPYRPRQPDTPPDNRFQRSLSPNAGMLLSSDSDQLYSTVRPLSVWMTEAEEEPATDDKATEAAPGEESRSAAGQDTGTLSSEASVSDSGASNSELSAGSSSGDNEKTPSPIYKNQQQLPPPSNQPDQTSPPSASEAALQRKPPAYGRQFSAPHLQAQKPATQPKSSGQAGSQLLHSKSEGSPLTQVHAFQPTRPKVPPKPPDLAPQRALLNRTDRHDFTRRSLDAARVRRPPVAAPTPAANTPLSRAYSERVSATADALSRYHAARVGQPPAQPLQQVPAHHSRPAFPPSEDPSSMENFYYEIGAPEHQPGPPSYSRHSYQNMRLDLEGSFRLSDPGNQRPISRVHPPPQYSQVSASTRAPQLWSSEATRAWAHSHSSSFSHGHSHRRTQDHPPVGSHGHPRLQRQISSSVRLTRSEMYPIPSTSGTPAGLAPLSVHQRGPHGPQRSPSSDLVTSQLHPYFENGKVCYRYVDARPEEVPLSLQQPPISKSPQATPLQAHKPALKDQEEPIYVNYPFTSPPGAAGNAKPWASTDLDGDPHQGMEPLAAPPEPPSPGDGQQSPQEPDPEHKSPGFESAVQNDDTSEPMPLEMAPVSGSAHFRSCSDPQNSSSEPLLTGKDIASLLIEKLAEDEREGQSVATSSSASSSPHIDYPPNPYPTHGQPRPPPAYNVYTPGPSRGHFDPQALPREGSGVIQRQDPLRRSSGAQYRQAFDVMPSGDQVLKFYRSQDFIPGFHGDGTTANPYPPRSHYQDAPHSSAPPSTAFSNLALNTPRAYGVQMNVNPYNQYPFQAGPILPPYPNAPRRDVVLDPALRPPGLRDQRGLGRQGNLPGPNWTVHTEGQTRSYC; this comes from the exons ATGCAGCTGGCCTTGCCG gCTCGGAGCACAGATAATCTGGACGGTTCCGGCGAGCCCGCCACTCGGTCTGTTGGCACCACTGCCAACCTGAAGGGGAAGATGAGCAAGAG GCTATCTGTTGTTAAAGGCCACTTCCCAAAGCTCGCAGACTGTGCCCACTTCCACTACGACAATGTCGACTTCGGCTCCATCGAG CTGCAGTTTGCTAATGAGCAGAGtgacagcagctggagtttggCCAGTGCCAAAGACCCCGTCTTCCTCGTACAGGTCTCCTGCCAG GGTAAAACATGGATGGTGCGCCGTTCGTACGAAGAGTTCCGCACGCTGGACGCTCACCTACACCAATGTATCTACGACCGGCGCTACTCCCAGCTCCTGTCCCTGCCGGCCCTTAGTGAGGTCGGGGACAGAGCGGAG GTCTTTGCCCCCATGCTCTCCGAGTACCTGAATCGTCTCTCGATGATCGTGGACAGTAAGCTGAACTGTGGCCCTGTGCTCACATggatggag ATTGACAATCATGGCAATCGCTTCCTGTTGAAGGAAGAGGCGTCTCTGAACGTGCCTGCGATCGCGGCGGCCCACGTCGTCAAACGCTACACGGCCCAGGCCAGCGATGAGATCTCCATCGAG GTCGGTGATATTTTGTCTGTGATCGATATGCCGACCAAAGAGGACACCACGTGGTGGAGAGGAAAGCATGGGTTTCAG GTCGGGTTCTTCCCCAGCGAGTGCGTTGAGCTGATCAGCGAGAAGGTGCCACAGTCCGTCAGCACTCCAGCATCCAAACTCG AGGTCGACTCTGCCGTTTCCAAGGCTGCCAGCGCCGGCGCTCCCGGACCTCCTTCGCCCACGTCGG TGTCCAAGAAGCACGGCAAGCTGATGGGCTTTCTGCGCAACTTCATGAAGTCCAGGCCGAGCAAGCAGAAGCTGAAGCAAAGGGGCATCCTGAAGGAGCGCGTGTTCAGCTGCGACCTGGGAGAACACCTCCTCAACTCCGGCAGTGACG TTCCCCAAGTCCTGAAGAGCTGCTCGGAGTTCATCGAGAAGCACGGCATTGTGGATGGCATCTACAGACATTCTGGGGTGTCCTCCAACATCCAGAAACTCAG GCACGAGTTCGACAGCGAGAACATTCCAGACCTGACTAAAGACGTCTACATGCAGGACATCCACTGTGTCGGCTCTCTGTGCAAGCTTTACTTCCGGGAGCTCCCCAATCCGCTCCTCACGTACCAGCTCTACGACAAGTTCGCC gaGTGTATGGGGGAGATGACGGAAGATGAGCGCATGGTGACGGTGCATGATGTCATCCAGCAGTTGCCCCCTCCGCATTACAG GACTCTGGAGTACCTCATAAGACACCTGGCCCGTCTGGCCACCTTCAGCAGCGAGACCAACATGCATGTTAAAAACCTGGCCATCGTCTGGGCCCCCAACCTGCTCAG atcTAAGGAGATAGAGGCCGCGGGGCTGACCGGCGCCGACCCGTTTAAGGAAGTGCGTATCCAGTCCGTGGTGGTGGAGTTCCTGCTGACCCATGTGGAGGTCCTCTTCAGCGACTCCTTCACATCAGTGGGGCGCTTCAGTGCAg CCCCGGCTCGCCAGTCTCTGACCAGGCCCAAGTCCTTCGTGTCGGCCAGGCTCCTCTCCCTGGAGGAGGCCCAGGCCCGCTCCCAGGccccactgctcctccacggGTCTCCTCACCCCCTGCAGGATCGCTTCCACACCGTACTGGACCACCCAGCAGACAG AAGGAAAAGGGGCCCGAAGGTCCGTAAAGGAGCTGGAGGGAGCTGGAAGACTTTCTTCGCCATCGGGAAACCCGCGGGATCGGGCCGCCGCAAACCTATCCGGATCAGCTCCCTGTTCCAGCCCGCCACCTCTCACGCAG GGTGCAGGGTGGACAGCGTTACCCTGAGATCAGCCAAGAGCGAGGAGTCTCTGTCCTCCCAGCACAGCGGGGCAG GTCAGGGTAAGCTCCAACGCTTGCGAAGACCTCGTTCCAGCAGCGATGGCCTCTCACTGGCCGCCTGCGCGACAGACCCGCCTGCCCCGccgcaagccccgcccccccagaTCCCGCCCAGCCGCTCCTACGACAGCCTCCTCCCCGAGGAGACGCGAGACGAGGACGAGGACGGCGAGGACGACGAAGAGGGCGTCTACATGCTGCCCGATTTCTCGCAGGCTCCAGCGGCGTCCTGGATGGCGGAGGACGTGGCGGACTTCAGCCCCACCTTCCCAGACGACGGGCCGGTCGTCATCGGGGGCGGCGCCGGCAGCGCCCCGGGCGGCAGAGAGTCTCCGCCCTCGGCCGCGCCTCCTCCCTATTGCCTGGGCCGCCAAGGTCACGCCCGCTCCGGGAGCCAGCGCTCGGTCACCGAAGACCCGGACTCGGTGCTCAATCAGTCGGAGGCGGCCGCACGCAGGAGTCTGATCCTGGCGGCCGCCGCCTCGCCCCAGCAGGTCTTCTGCCAGCACAGGCCCGCTGCTGGCACTAACCCCGCCTCTAGCTCCACCCAGCCTGGAGAGGCCAAccgaagcccctcccacagccaGCTCCAGACCCCCGCCCCCTCGTTCTCATCTCAGCCTCCACCAGAGCGGCGCTCCTTCACAAAGAAGATGGTACATGCCCTGTCACCAAAGTCACCCAAGTCACCGCCAATGGATATATCTGAGCCCATCGCCATCAGCGTGCCCGCCAAG GTGCTGGAAATGATAGGCGGGCGAGCTGGCGAATTGCAGCCTGGAGCCCCAGGGGGCGGGCCGTCCCAGCCTCCCCAGATGATATCGATGCTGCTGAGGTCATGTGACTTCCAGCTCACGGAGAGTTGCCAGCAGGAGCTGAGCAGCAAACTGGGCCACGAGGCAAAAATGCGGAGTCCCA GTATTCTGGGTCCCACTGGTGCTTCCCTACCGTCCCATcagcccccacctcctcccccgAAGAACCCAGCCCGTCTGATGGCGCTGGCCCTGACCGAGAGTGCCAACAAGGCCCTCCGGCAAGGCGCCTCTCCCCCCTACCGGCCCCGGCAACCCGACACGCCCCCTGACAACCGCTTCCAGCGCTCCCTGTCTCCCAACGCAGGCATGCTGCTGTCCTCTGACTCGGACCAGCTGTACTCTACGGTGCGCCCCCTGTCTGTATGGATGACTGAGGCCGAAGAGGAACCTGCCACCGACGATAAAGCTACAGAGGCGGCACCTGGGGAGGAGTCGAGATCAGCAGCGggccag GACACGGGTACTCTCTCCTCCGAGGCATCGGTTTCGGATTCAGGGGCATCAAATTCCGAGCTGTCTGCGGGCAGTTCCTCAGGGGACAACGAGAAAACTCCAAGTCCCATCTACAAGAACCAGCAACAACTTCCCCCACCCTCAAACCAGCCTGACCAGACCAGCCCCCCCTCGGCCAGTGAGGCTGCCTTGCAGAGGAAGCCCCCCGCGTACGGCCGCCAGTTCTCCGCACCACACCTCCAGGCCCAGAAGCCCGCCACCCAGCCCAAGTCCTCCGGCCAGGCCGGTTCCCAACTCCTGCACTCCAAGTCTGAGGGCTCCCCTCTGACTCAAGTGCATGCCTTCCAGCCCACACGACCCAAGGTGCCCCCCAAGCCGCCTGATCTCGCCCCCCAGAGAGCTCTGCTCAACAGAACCGATCGGCACGACTTTACTCGCCGCTCCCTGGATGCCGCTCGAGTCCGACGGCCGCCGGTAGCGGCTCCGACCCCCGCAGCCAACACGCCGCTTTCCAGGGCTTACTCTGAACGGGTCAGCGCCACGGCAGACGCTCTGTCACGGTACCACGCTGCCCGGGTGGGCCAGCCTCCAGCGCAGCCCCTGCAGCAGGTCCCAGCCCATCACTCTCGGCCTGCGTTCCCGCCTTCAGAAGACCCGTCCAGCATGGAGAACTTCTACTACGAGATCGGTGCCCCCGAGCACCAACCGGGGCCACCCAGCTACTCCCGGCACAGCTACCAGAACATGAGGCTTGATCTGGAGGGCAGCTTCCGGCTTTCAGACCCGGGGAACCAGCGGCCCATCTCCAGGgtccacccccctccccagtaCTCGCAGGTGAGTGCCTCCACCAGGGCTCCTCAACTTTGGTCCTCCGAAGCCACGCGGGCCTGGGCCCACTCgcactcctcctctttctctcatgGCCACTCCCACCGACGCACCCAGGACCACCCGCCAGTGGGCTCGCACGGCCACCCGCGGCTCCAGCGCCAGATCTCCTCCTCCGTCAGGCTGACCCGCAGCGAGATGTACCCCATCCCCTCCACCTCGGGCACCCCTGCCGGGCTGGCGCCCCTGTCCGTGCACCAACGTGGCCCGCATGGCCCTCAGCGCTCGCCCTCCTCTGACCTCGTCACCTCTCAGCTGCACCCATACTTTGAAAACGGGAAGGTGTGCTACCGATATGTAGACGCTAGGCCAGAGGAGGTCCCACTGAGTCTCCAGCAGCCGCCCATATCCAAGTCACCCCAGGCCACCCCACTGCAAGCACATAAACCAGCCTTGAAAGACCAGGAGGAACCCATCTACGTGAACTACCCTTTCACCAGCCCCCCAGGAGCTGCTGGAAACGCAAAGCCCTGGGCTAGCACAGACCTGGATGGTGACCCCCACCAAGGGATGGAGCCTCTCGCAGCCCCCCCTGAGCCCCCATCACCAGGTGATGGCCAACAGTCCCCCCAAGAGCCCGACCCAGAGCACAAGAGCCCCGGCTTCGAAAGTGCCGTGCAAAACGACGACACCTCTGAACCCATGCCCCTGGAGATGGCGCCGGTATCCGGCTCCGCACACTTCCGCAGCTGCTCCGATCCCCAGAACTCCAGCTCAGAACCACTCTTGACGGGGAAGGACATCGCCTCATTGCTCATTGAGAAGCTGGCTGAGGACGAGAGGGAGGGTCAGAGCGTGGCCACTTCCTCTTCAGCATCATCATCGCCCCACATCGATTACCCGCCCAACCCTTACCCCACCCACGGGCAGCCACGCCCTCCTCCCGCCTACAACGTCTACACCCCTGGACCCTCAAGGGGTCACTTCGACCCCCAGGCCCTACCCAGAGAAGGCTCCGGAGTTATCCAGCGCCAAGACCCCCTGCGTAGATCATCCGGTGCCCAGTACAGACAAGCCTTCGATGTAATGCCATCTGGCGACCAAGTCCTTAAGTTTTACAGAAGCCAAGACTTTATCCCAGGTTTCCATGGAGACGGCACAACTGCTAACCCCTACCCCCCAAGATCTCATTACCAAGATGCCCCCCATTCCTCCGCCCCTCCCTCCACGGCCTTCTCCAACTTGGCACTAAACACACCAAGAGCATATGGTGTCCAAATGAATGTCAACCCATATAACCAGTACCCCTTCCAGGCAGGTCCAATACTTCCCCCCTACCCCAACGCCCCCCGGAGGGACGTGGTTCTGGACCCCGCGCTCCGGCCTCCGGGCCTTCGAGACCAGCGGGGCCTGGGTCGGCAGGGCAACCTGCCTGGTCCAAACTGGACCGTCCACACAGAGGGTCAGACCCGCAGCTACTGCTAA